In Acidobacteriota bacterium, a genomic segment contains:
- a CDS encoding ABC transporter ATP-binding protein, which produces MAANTMSSDLKTPPQLETFTTAPPKPLLRTLHLGKSFGKVRAVEDLSISVPRGKIYGFLGRNGAGKTTTLRMLMGIIRPDQGRIELDGRSFQRIGQEEKRSIGYVSQEQYFYPWMTCQSIGEFVSGFYPTWDGDEYQRLTGLLELPPQRKISALSGGMKVKLALALALAHRPPLLLLDEPTSGLDPYARREFLDMIAGQARKYGRTTLFSSHIIDEVERVADVVGIIHEGRLLFEGDLQTLKRSVRRVVQPPMDASGPAWDDTSAETMGAGPEPLGEGELHRPVLEDLEPLREEVLPDGSRDMVLFGTPLAWEQWRIPPGRSQEMSLEDIFIALTGKRPEL; this is translated from the coding sequence ATGGCTGCCAATACGATGTCATCCGACCTGAAAACGCCGCCTCAACTTGAAACTTTCACCACCGCCCCGCCCAAACCGCTGCTGCGGACGCTGCATCTGGGCAAGAGCTTCGGCAAAGTGCGCGCCGTGGAAGACCTGAGCATCTCCGTTCCGCGCGGCAAGATCTACGGTTTTCTGGGACGCAACGGCGCCGGCAAGACCACCACCCTGCGCATGCTGATGGGGATCATTCGTCCCGACCAGGGACGCATCGAACTCGACGGCCGGTCCTTTCAGCGCATCGGGCAGGAGGAGAAACGCTCCATCGGCTACGTCTCCCAGGAGCAGTACTTCTATCCTTGGATGACCTGCCAGAGCATCGGCGAATTCGTATCCGGCTTCTACCCCACCTGGGACGGGGACGAATACCAGCGTTTGACGGGACTCCTGGAATTGCCTCCCCAACGCAAAATTTCCGCCCTTTCGGGCGGCATGAAAGTGAAGTTGGCGCTGGCGCTGGCCCTGGCTCACCGTCCGCCGCTGTTGCTTCTGGACGAGCCCACTTCGGGACTCGATCCTTATGCCCGCCGCGAGTTCCTCGACATGATCGCCGGGCAGGCCCGCAAGTACGGCCGCACCACCCTCTTTTCCTCCCACATCATCGACGAGGTGGAGCGGGTGGCCGACGTGGTGGGGATTATTCACGAGGGGCGTCTGCTCTTCGAAGGCGACTTGCAGACGCTCAAGCGCTCCGTCCGCCGCGTGGTGCAGCCCCCGATGGACGCTTCCGGGCCGGCCTGGGACGATACTTCGGCGGAAACCATGGGAGCCGGTCCCGAGCCCCTGGGGGAGGGCGAACTGCACCGTCCCGTGCTGGAAGATCTTGAGCCCTTGCGCGAAGAAGTGCTGCCCGACGGAAGCCGAGACATGGTGCTTTTCGGAACTCCCCTGGCCTGGGAGCAGTGGCGCATCCCTCCCGGCCGGTCTCAGGAAATGTCTCTGGAAGACATCTTCATCGCTCTGACCGGAAAGAGGCCCGAGCTATGA
- a CDS encoding ABC transporter permease, which translates to MAGSFTALMRKELLALRPFLAFSVFLVLLDAVFVLLTEYPSQARINFYTAEEADSALAIFVIMAIFAMAITAGLLVREYDERTLEFLDSLPISRSGLFLVKTTAAFGTLMAWPLLSSVISLPLHALSRDSLHSSWHLGLLTQSLLLDFVLFFFLTAAGTLLSFLRRFSWIVALMVLFSFPVAVKLAPALRTLNPVRLIAPPMRGGLYIVPWDTVTLLGVLAVLAFFISWIQFCRGRDWLMPAWGRFQRSLAGKLVLIVLAVPVVGITLVAFVAWSENKDNAQDVEVDSDLGNVEVQFPSWETSTLDTDYYRISYPSNLRGRVLKLAPKADAWGRKVFEFFQTQPAQPLAVDATSASRTHYAGLAEWQSITLALAYQDDLRELEGTLVHETVHVLIDQLSQRRLRDHFNTIRVFHEGLASYLEHEWVLSHRRDELRFPAAVMRDRRLFDFQTMADSSRLEAELGAETVYSLGERLAAVMVERMGSDGIVCLLTSPHLEGGLRDLQGVPFWQAWMQSCGYDLESLLGAFFRALDKDARRFRPRIDALPRPRGRIEFDEEEGVIEVWVLAPGLPHPWEPVCRFKPDLSSGHDEIHVSYAMATGEESFCTAPAESTAPNGTFYLQIGLLDFDSGQTVYEPWFQATLDSSP; encoded by the coding sequence ATGGCCGGTTCTTTCACGGCGCTCATGAGGAAAGAGCTTCTGGCCTTGCGGCCTTTCCTGGCCTTTTCCGTCTTTCTGGTCCTTCTCGACGCGGTGTTCGTCCTGCTCACCGAATATCCGTCCCAGGCTCGGATCAACTTCTACACCGCCGAGGAGGCCGACTCCGCCCTGGCCATTTTCGTCATCATGGCCATCTTCGCCATGGCCATCACCGCGGGGCTGCTGGTGAGAGAATATGACGAGAGGACTCTGGAGTTTCTCGACAGTCTTCCCATTTCCCGCAGCGGTCTTTTCCTGGTCAAGACCACAGCCGCTTTCGGCACTCTGATGGCCTGGCCCCTGCTCAGCAGCGTCATCAGCTTGCCGCTGCACGCCCTTTCCCGCGATTCCCTTCACAGCTCATGGCACCTGGGATTGCTGACCCAATCGCTCCTTCTCGACTTCGTCCTGTTCTTCTTCCTGACGGCGGCGGGGACGCTGTTGTCCTTCCTGCGGCGCTTTTCCTGGATCGTGGCACTGATGGTGCTCTTCAGCTTTCCCGTGGCCGTCAAGCTGGCCCCCGCGCTGCGGACGCTCAATCCCGTGCGCCTGATCGCGCCTCCCATGCGGGGCGGACTCTACATCGTTCCCTGGGACACGGTGACGCTGCTGGGGGTGCTGGCCGTCTTGGCCTTCTTCATCTCCTGGATCCAGTTTTGCCGGGGCCGCGACTGGCTTATGCCCGCCTGGGGACGCTTCCAACGCTCGCTGGCGGGCAAGCTGGTGTTGATCGTGCTGGCCGTGCCCGTGGTCGGCATCACCCTGGTGGCCTTCGTGGCCTGGAGCGAGAACAAAGACAATGCTCAAGACGTCGAAGTCGATAGCGATCTGGGCAATGTGGAAGTGCAGTTCCCTTCCTGGGAAACGTCTACGCTCGATACCGATTATTACCGCATCTCCTACCCTTCAAACCTGCGCGGGCGGGTCCTGAAATTGGCCCCTAAGGCCGATGCCTGGGGCCGCAAGGTCTTTGAGTTTTTTCAGACCCAGCCGGCCCAGCCCCTGGCGGTGGACGCCACCTCGGCCAGCCGCACCCATTACGCCGGATTGGCCGAGTGGCAAAGCATCACCCTGGCCCTGGCCTATCAGGACGACCTGCGCGAGCTTGAGGGCACCCTGGTTCATGAGACCGTCCACGTACTCATCGACCAGCTCTCCCAGCGCCGTCTGCGCGATCATTTCAACACCATCCGCGTCTTCCACGAAGGTCTGGCGTCCTACCTGGAGCACGAGTGGGTCCTCAGCCATCGTCGCGACGAGCTGCGCTTCCCCGCCGCCGTCATGCGCGACCGGCGCCTTTTCGACTTTCAGACCATGGCCGACAGTTCCCGCCTTGAGGCCGAGCTGGGCGCCGAGACGGTCTATTCGCTGGGCGAGCGCCTGGCCGCGGTGATGGTGGAGCGCATGGGTAGCGACGGCATTGTCTGCCTGCTCACATCTCCGCATCTGGAAGGCGGTTTGCGCGACTTGCAGGGCGTTCCCTTCTGGCAGGCTTGGATGCAGTCCTGCGGTTACGACCTCGAGAGCCTGCTGGGCGCCTTCTTCCGCGCCCTCGACAAAGACGCCCGCCGCTTCCGCCCCCGCATCGACGCCCTGCCGCGTCCCCGTGGACGCATCGAGTTCGATGAGGAAGAGGGAGTGATCGAAGTGTGGGTGCTGGCCCCCGGTCTGCCACACCCATGGGAACCTGTTTGCCGCTTCAAGCCTGACCTCTCTTCAGGACATGACGAGATCCACGTCTCATACGCCATGGCCACTGGAGAAGAGAGTTTCTGCACTGCCCCTGCCGAGTCCACAGCTCCAAACGGCACCTTCTACCTGCAGATCGGCCTGCTCGACTTCGACTCCGGCCAGACCGTCTACGAGCCCTGGTTCCAAGCCACCCTCGACTCCTCTCCCTGA
- a CDS encoding inosine/xanthosine triphosphatase, with translation MKIAVGTTRRPKVEAVDEALRRIRRRTGWPARRPQVLSRDVSWAAPSMPVGVEELTRGAFERVRQLRRDLAPEEQEVDLWIGMEGGFTLFQAVDDPQASAPGRQVFLESWVYVEGSGQEPAGYYARSGGIPIPRALAAMVLEEGLELGEAIDDYAGHRDVRSRMGTWGILTRDLVSRRDSFVTALIAALAPFYNAAAYRRIEPEPTITSTKAEAL, from the coding sequence ATGAAGATCGCCGTTGGCACAACCCGCCGCCCCAAAGTCGAAGCTGTTGACGAGGCCTTGCGGCGCATCCGCCGGCGGACGGGCTGGCCGGCCCGCCGGCCGCAGGTGCTCAGCCGCGACGTTTCCTGGGCCGCGCCCTCCATGCCGGTGGGCGTGGAAGAACTGACGCGGGGCGCCTTCGAGCGCGTCCGCCAATTGCGCCGGGATTTGGCCCCGGAAGAACAGGAAGTCGACTTGTGGATCGGAATGGAGGGCGGCTTCACCCTCTTCCAGGCCGTGGATGACCCCCAAGCTTCGGCTCCCGGCAGACAGGTCTTCCTGGAAAGCTGGGTCTACGTCGAGGGCTCCGGGCAGGAGCCGGCCGGTTACTACGCCCGCAGCGGAGGCATCCCCATCCCGCGAGCACTGGCGGCCATGGTGCTGGAAGAGGGTCTGGAACTGGGGGAGGCCATCGACGACTACGCGGGACATCGCGACGTGCGCAGCAGAATGGGCACTTGGGGCATCCTCACCCGCGATCTGGTGTCACGGCGCGACTCCTTCGTCACCGCCTTGATCGCAGCTTTGGCGCCATTCTATAATGCCGCCGCTTACCGCAGGATCGAACCCGAACCAACCATCACTTCAACAAAGGCAGAGGCGCTATGA
- a CDS encoding thymidine kinase, whose amino-acid sequence MKPLILNSTGWVEVICGSMFSGKSEELIRRLRRAQIARQRVQVFKPKIDDRYSGEHIVSHSELRIRSQQVSNSQEILETIYDRCEVIGIDEAQFFDAGIVQVCERLANMGKRVIVAGLDKDYRNRPFDPMPELLAIAEYITKTLAICMRCGNPAANCTQRLVESGERILVGADDAYEARCRRCYEPPDEAPARSERATPKAQETNSQPIREHSEKTSPRPVKVAAKA is encoded by the coding sequence ATGAAGCCGCTTATCCTCAATTCCACGGGCTGGGTCGAAGTCATCTGCGGAAGCATGTTCTCGGGCAAAAGCGAGGAGCTCATCCGCCGCCTGCGCCGGGCCCAAATCGCCCGTCAGCGGGTTCAGGTCTTCAAACCCAAAATCGACGACCGCTACTCGGGAGAGCACATCGTCTCCCACAGCGAACTGCGCATCCGCTCCCAGCAGGTCTCCAATTCCCAGGAGATCCTCGAGACCATCTACGACCGTTGCGAAGTCATCGGAATCGACGAGGCCCAGTTCTTCGACGCCGGAATCGTACAGGTCTGCGAGCGGCTGGCCAACATGGGGAAGCGGGTCATCGTGGCCGGCCTCGACAAGGACTACCGCAACCGCCCCTTCGATCCCATGCCCGAACTGCTGGCCATCGCCGAATACATCACCAAGACCCTGGCCATCTGCATGCGCTGCGGCAACCCGGCCGCCAATTGCACCCAGCGCCTGGTCGAAAGCGGCGAACGCATCCTGGTGGGCGCCGACGACGCCTACGAAGCGCGCTGCCGGCGCTGCTACGAACCCCCCGACGAAGCCCCGGCGCGCTCGGAGCGCGCAACTCCCAAGGCCCAAGAGACCAACTCCCAACCCATCCGGGAGCACTCCGAAAAAACCTCCCCCCGCCCCGTAAAAGTAGCCGCCAAAGCCTGA
- a CDS encoding ATP-binding protein, whose amino-acid sequence MEPEHYIERGLEATVGKAAAEFPAVVVTGPRQSGKTTLLKHLYPEARYASLERPDVRESAQADPVGFLELHPPPVILDEIQFAPDLLPYVKERIDAERDRKGSYLLTGSQNLLLMEKVTETLAGRAAILRLLPLSEREIRGRLHDPLPWEEGWKPSPCPGMDQIWEGFLRGGFPELVQEPQRDLVLWYASYVQTYLERDVRHLRQIGDLTQFQAFLRMLASRSGQLLQYSDIGRDLGLSVNTVKAWVSVLEATHQIVIIRPYFANIGKRLVKTPKVYLTDVGLLCYLTGLRDAGHAAQGPMRGAIVETAVLSEIRKIYLSRGEDPQIYFWRTSSGQEVDFLVQHETETVPVEVKASATPSPSMASSLARLRRDVDGVRPGFLIHLGKDVLPLGEGALAVPFHLL is encoded by the coding sequence ATGGAGCCAGAGCATTACATCGAGCGTGGACTGGAAGCGACGGTGGGGAAGGCTGCCGCGGAGTTTCCGGCGGTGGTGGTGACGGGGCCGCGGCAGAGCGGGAAGACGACGCTGTTGAAGCACCTCTATCCCGAAGCCCGATATGCATCGCTGGAGCGGCCCGATGTGCGCGAGAGTGCGCAGGCCGATCCGGTCGGGTTCTTGGAGCTGCATCCGCCGCCCGTCATTCTTGACGAGATTCAGTTCGCCCCCGATCTCTTGCCCTATGTCAAGGAACGCATCGATGCCGAGCGCGACCGCAAGGGTAGCTATTTGCTTACCGGATCGCAGAACCTGCTGCTGATGGAGAAGGTCACCGAGACGCTTGCCGGCCGAGCCGCCATACTCAGGCTCCTGCCCCTGTCGGAGCGGGAGATCAGGGGGCGGCTGCATGATCCGCTGCCCTGGGAGGAGGGATGGAAACCTTCTCCATGCCCCGGAATGGACCAGATTTGGGAGGGCTTCTTGCGGGGAGGATTTCCGGAGTTGGTGCAGGAACCCCAGAGAGACCTGGTGCTGTGGTACGCCAGTTATGTGCAGACTTACCTGGAACGGGATGTACGCCACCTGCGCCAGATCGGGGATTTGACGCAGTTTCAGGCCTTCTTGCGGATGTTGGCCTCGCGCAGCGGACAGTTGCTGCAATACAGCGATATCGGGCGTGACCTGGGCCTGAGCGTCAATACCGTCAAGGCCTGGGTGTCGGTGCTGGAGGCCACCCATCAAATCGTCATCATCCGGCCCTACTTCGCCAATATCGGGAAGCGTCTGGTGAAGACGCCAAAGGTCTATTTGACCGACGTCGGACTGCTCTGCTACCTGACTGGATTGCGGGATGCAGGACACGCGGCCCAGGGGCCGATGCGGGGAGCCATTGTGGAGACGGCGGTGCTCAGCGAGATTCGCAAGATCTACCTGAGCCGGGGCGAGGATCCTCAAATTTACTTCTGGCGCACGTCCAGCGGGCAAGAAGTCGATTTCTTGGTCCAGCATGAGACGGAGACCGTGCCGGTGGAGGTGAAGGCTTCGGCCACTCCCTCCCCTTCCATGGCTTCGTCCCTGGCGCGTCTCAGGCGAGATGTCGACGGAGTTCGGCCAGGATTCCTGATTCACCTGGGCAAGGATGTGCTTCCACTGGGCGAAGGGGCGCTTGCTGTTCCCTTTCATCTGTTGTGA
- a CDS encoding ABC transporter permease: MRLWDELVVDGRSAFRALRARTGLAAVSVLILAIGLGASSAVIRLMRGLLLDPLPAVEHEALFALGRNTLSHPDYLDLRSAATDIADVAAYVNVRLGMADNDGERLVRGALVSDNYFEVLGIKPLLGRFFDAADEKSPVAVIANSLRRSHFPRETQVIGSEIRLGAETLTVVGVAPPGFGGIDLEYPTAVWVPLGLQPLVQPGQARFNLLNRRSVRWLGGIARASQGIDLNRAQEWIDSWTARMAESFPRGRAGWSIALTPLAQAVISPQPRVTVIKLLRVVGIVALLILLITSVNLSILFLLGLVSRNEELAVRLAHGASRARIARQLALEMFLLAAAGAAGGLLVGGWLARLGQRLVLPPQIAPQVLSLDGWSFAATLAAAVISCSLASLPLLRQLRQVEIFHVIRRASAGLTGLGPAGRNRFALISGRSGLALLVAGQTALSLPLLHGVLLVGSSLMAQKRIDLGFTVNGVTLAKVTPSVTQLGRSEGLLLYQSLLEALKAASGVEAVGLAALAPIGDNRLLWEVILSPGEDPQEIAGNVVSPGYFASMGVPLLRGRDFDFEVDGPGREPVVLINESLASRLWPGRQAVGRELALMSFDGPEPHRVIGVVRDMRHGDMQAAPEPFLYRPLAQDYQSHVTLHARTSLPPSALTQLIRESLQRLNPRVPVDQVRTLADDVDSALARAYYLTLGMGLLGAVAALLAAVGLYGVLAFAARRRAREIGIRMSLGARPGTIHGQVLARGLRLALAGMVPGTVLALIFGHFLSARLYGLSAFEGYALVIAACLLTAVALLASELPAFRAKTVDPAEILRQT, translated from the coding sequence ATGAGGCTATGGGATGAATTGGTCGTCGATGGACGCTCCGCCTTCCGCGCCTTGCGCGCCCGCACCGGGTTGGCGGCCGTATCGGTCTTGATCCTCGCGATCGGTCTCGGTGCCTCGAGTGCGGTCATCCGGTTGATGCGGGGACTCCTGCTCGACCCTCTGCCGGCTGTAGAGCATGAGGCGCTCTTTGCGTTAGGCCGCAACACCCTTTCCCACCCGGACTACCTGGACCTGCGGAGCGCGGCCACGGATATTGCCGATGTTGCCGCCTACGTGAATGTTCGTTTGGGAATGGCGGACAACGACGGCGAGAGGCTCGTAAGAGGAGCGTTGGTTTCTGACAACTACTTCGAGGTCTTGGGCATCAAGCCGCTTCTGGGACGGTTTTTTGACGCCGCTGACGAGAAGAGTCCGGTGGCAGTGATAGCGAACAGTTTACGGCGCAGCCATTTTCCCAGAGAGACGCAGGTAATCGGTTCCGAAATCCGATTGGGAGCCGAGACATTGACCGTTGTCGGCGTGGCGCCTCCCGGCTTTGGGGGAATCGACCTGGAATACCCAACCGCCGTCTGGGTGCCTCTTGGGCTGCAGCCGCTGGTGCAGCCGGGCCAAGCGCGATTCAATCTGTTGAACCGCCGATCAGTACGCTGGCTTGGGGGCATCGCTCGAGCCTCCCAGGGCATTGACCTCAATCGCGCCCAGGAATGGATTGATTCGTGGACAGCCCGCATGGCGGAATCGTTTCCCAGAGGACGCGCCGGCTGGTCGATTGCTCTCACCCCGCTGGCACAAGCAGTGATTTCTCCGCAGCCCCGAGTCACCGTCATTAAACTTCTGCGGGTTGTCGGCATTGTCGCGCTGCTGATTCTGCTCATCACGAGTGTCAACCTCTCTATTCTGTTCCTTCTCGGGCTAGTCTCCCGCAACGAGGAGCTGGCCGTAAGACTGGCTCACGGCGCCAGCCGGGCAAGGATCGCCCGCCAACTGGCCCTGGAAATGTTCCTGCTGGCCGCCGCCGGCGCGGCTGGCGGCTTGCTGGTCGGAGGCTGGTTAGCGCGGCTTGGGCAGAGGCTCGTGTTACCACCCCAGATCGCTCCTCAAGTTCTTTCCCTCGATGGCTGGAGTTTTGCGGCAACACTGGCTGCGGCGGTCATATCCTGTTCGCTGGCTAGCCTTCCGCTCCTGCGGCAGCTTCGCCAGGTTGAAATTTTCCATGTGATTCGCCGTGCATCAGCGGGACTGACCGGCTTGGGGCCGGCTGGCCGCAACCGGTTCGCCCTGATCTCGGGACGGAGCGGTCTAGCTCTCTTGGTGGCCGGCCAAACCGCTTTGAGCCTGCCCTTGCTGCACGGGGTTCTCCTCGTGGGCAGCAGCCTGATGGCGCAAAAACGCATCGACTTGGGCTTTACCGTCAATGGAGTGACACTGGCGAAGGTGACTCCCAGCGTAACGCAACTAGGGCGGAGTGAGGGCCTGCTTCTCTACCAATCGCTGTTGGAAGCACTCAAGGCGGCCTCAGGCGTGGAAGCGGTCGGGCTGGCGGCTCTGGCACCGATAGGCGATAATCGCCTGCTCTGGGAAGTGATCTTATCGCCGGGCGAGGACCCCCAAGAAATCGCCGGCAATGTCGTCTCCCCCGGGTACTTCGCGAGCATGGGCGTGCCGCTGCTGCGCGGTCGCGACTTCGACTTCGAAGTCGACGGCCCGGGGCGGGAGCCGGTCGTTTTGATCAACGAATCTCTGGCCAGTCGGCTGTGGCCCGGCCGGCAGGCCGTAGGGCGCGAACTCGCCTTAATGAGTTTCGACGGCCCCGAGCCGCATCGTGTAATCGGCGTCGTGCGAGACATGCGCCATGGTGACATGCAAGCGGCGCCCGAGCCCTTCCTCTACCGTCCTCTGGCTCAAGACTATCAGTCTCACGTCACTTTGCACGCACGTACCTCCCTGCCCCCGTCCGCACTGACCCAGCTCATCCGAGAATCCCTCCAGCGGCTCAACCCCAGGGTTCCGGTCGACCAGGTACGGACCCTGGCCGACGATGTCGATTCTGCTCTGGCGCGAGCCTATTACCTAACCCTTGGAATGGGACTCCTGGGTGCAGTCGCCGCACTTCTCGCCGCAGTCGGCCTCTACGGAGTCTTGGCCTTCGCCGCCCGGCGGCGAGCACGAGAGATCGGCATCAGAATGAGCCTTGGAGCCCGTCCCGGCACGATCCATGGCCAGGTACTTGCTCGGGGACTCCGCCTGGCCTTGGCCGGGATGGTTCCCGGTACCGTCCTGGCCCTGATTTTCGGTCACTTTCTGTCCGCTCGTCTCTATGGCCTCTCTGCTTTCGAGGGGTATGCCCTGGTCATAGCCGCCTGCCTGCTGACGGCAGTCGCGCTGCTGGCCAGCGAACTGCCCGCCTTCCGGGCAAAGACAGTCGATCCCGCAGAAATCCTACGGCAAACCTGA
- the uvrC gene encoding excinuclease ABC subunit UvrC, producing the protein MSDEALRAKLENLPETPGVYLLKDAKGKVIYIGKAKVLRNRVRAYFQAARAIDHKTEVLKSHVADLDYVETDSEVEALLLESQLVKKRQPAFNVRLKDDKAFLHIKLTTNEEFPRVLLTRRIKKDGGRYFGPYLPASLARNTVKIINRHFLLRTCSIDIDGNLDRPCLEYHIKRCLGPCVSGLCGKEEYLQAVRDVILFLDGKTEELEAKIEKRMMEAADKQHFEAAAFYRDRLKMIRDLGQRQKMVLSGVDDVDVFAYYREGPRCALQLFTLRGGKIVGKREFFWEDLQFFKPTEFLRDALQQYYYNAGFVPREIHLPVKIEDQALMLQWLTAKHQEKGNRSKVRIVVPKKGEKHDLLLLVERNAKIAFETRFRILKSRKLEVLEYLQEALSLPRLPQHIEGFDISTIHGTENVASLVVCRDGIMQRKDYRKFKIRSVKGQADDFRAMFEVVRRRYKRLQDEEASLPDLILIDGGKGQLHSAYQALAELGIEDLPLASIAKKEEHLFVQGQAEPVVLDHTSPVLHLVQEIRDEAHRFAVTFHRKRRSMRDFASALDSVPGVGAKRRKRLLQNFGSLARIRRASVEELTPFVGKKVAEAIKQHL; encoded by the coding sequence ATGTCGGACGAGGCGCTGCGGGCCAAGTTGGAGAATCTTCCCGAGACGCCCGGAGTGTATCTGCTCAAGGACGCCAAGGGGAAGGTCATCTACATCGGCAAGGCCAAGGTGCTGCGCAACCGGGTGCGGGCCTACTTCCAGGCGGCGCGGGCGATTGATCACAAGACCGAGGTGCTCAAGTCTCATGTCGCCGATCTCGACTACGTGGAAACCGACTCCGAGGTCGAGGCGCTGCTGCTGGAGAGCCAGTTGGTCAAGAAGCGCCAGCCCGCCTTCAACGTCCGTCTCAAGGACGACAAGGCCTTCCTGCACATCAAGCTGACCACCAACGAAGAGTTTCCGCGGGTGCTGCTGACGCGGCGCATCAAGAAAGACGGAGGCCGCTATTTCGGTCCCTACCTGCCGGCCTCGCTGGCCCGCAATACCGTCAAGATCATCAACCGCCACTTTCTGTTGCGCACCTGCTCCATCGATATCGACGGCAACCTCGACCGTCCCTGCCTGGAATACCACATCAAGCGCTGCCTGGGACCCTGCGTTTCAGGACTGTGCGGCAAAGAGGAATACCTGCAAGCGGTGCGCGACGTCATCCTCTTTCTCGACGGCAAGACTGAAGAGCTGGAAGCGAAGATCGAAAAGCGCATGATGGAGGCCGCCGACAAGCAGCACTTCGAAGCCGCCGCCTTCTACCGCGACCGCCTCAAGATGATCCGCGACCTGGGACAGCGCCAGAAGATGGTGCTGTCGGGAGTCGACGACGTGGACGTCTTCGCCTATTACCGCGAGGGTCCCCGCTGCGCCTTGCAGTTGTTCACCCTGCGCGGGGGCAAGATCGTGGGCAAGCGCGAGTTCTTCTGGGAGGACCTCCAGTTCTTCAAGCCCACCGAGTTCCTGCGCGACGCCTTGCAGCAGTACTACTACAACGCCGGATTCGTCCCCCGCGAGATTCACCTGCCCGTCAAGATCGAAGACCAGGCCTTGATGCTGCAATGGCTGACCGCCAAGCACCAGGAAAAGGGCAACCGCAGCAAGGTGCGCATCGTGGTTCCCAAAAAGGGCGAGAAGCACGATTTGCTGCTGCTGGTGGAACGCAACGCCAAGATCGCCTTCGAGACCCGCTTCCGCATCCTCAAGTCGCGCAAGCTCGAAGTGCTCGAATATCTGCAGGAGGCCCTCAGCCTGCCCCGTCTGCCCCAGCACATCGAGGGCTTCGACATTTCCACCATCCACGGCACCGAGAACGTAGCCTCGCTGGTGGTTTGCCGCGACGGCATCATGCAGCGCAAAGACTACCGCAAGTTCAAGATCCGCAGCGTCAAGGGGCAGGCCGACGATTTCAGGGCCATGTTCGAAGTGGTGCGCCGCCGCTACAAGAGGCTTCAGGACGAGGAGGCGTCCTTGCCCGACCTGATCCTCATCGACGGCGGCAAAGGCCAGTTGCACTCGGCTTATCAGGCGCTGGCCGAGCTGGGCATCGAGGACCTTCCTCTAGCCAGCATCGCCAAGAAAGAAGAGCATCTCTTCGTACAGGGTCAGGCCGAGCCGGTAGTGCTCGACCACACTTCGCCGGTCCTGCATCTGGTTCAGGAGATCCGCGACGAGGCCCATCGATTCGCGGTTACTTTTCACCGCAAGCGCCGTTCCATGCGCGACTTCGCTTCAGCACTCGACTCGGTCCCCGGGGTAGGCGCCAAGCGACGCAAGCGCCTGCTGCAAAACTTCGGTTCCCTGGCCCGCATCCGCCGCGCCAGCGTAGAAGAACTCACCCCCTTCGTAGGCAAGAAGGTAGCCGAAGCCATCAAACAGCATCTCTAG
- a CDS encoding DinB family protein, whose protein sequence is MSTPSPRMSSQEHQQVMTLLQETRQDFLKALQQVAEEDWNRCPREGSWTPAQLAQHVVLAETAVLEGLLRSLQREADPQWQETLGKEELIIRLLPARRRKAEAPPHVRPREEGLQRQEAVRLFEEVRARTLALAQETERPFKQHTRVHPLPAIGKLNGHQWLLFNAQHLRRHILQLEEMLSLLAAQP, encoded by the coding sequence ATGAGCACGCCTTCACCCCGCATGAGCTCCCAGGAACATCAGCAGGTCATGACTTTGCTGCAGGAAACTCGGCAGGACTTCCTCAAAGCCTTGCAGCAGGTGGCTGAGGAAGACTGGAACCGCTGTCCCCGGGAAGGTTCCTGGACGCCGGCCCAATTGGCCCAGCATGTGGTGTTGGCCGAGACTGCGGTATTGGAGGGGTTGCTGAGATCTTTGCAGAGGGAGGCCGATCCGCAGTGGCAGGAGACCCTGGGCAAGGAAGAGCTGATCATCCGCCTGCTGCCGGCCCGCCGCCGCAAGGCTGAAGCGCCTCCCCACGTGCGCCCCCGCGAGGAAGGCTTGCAGCGCCAGGAGGCTGTCCGCCTCTTCGAAGAAGTCCGAGCCCGCACCCTGGCCCTGGCCCAGGAGACGGAGCGTCCTTTCAAGCAGCACACCCGCGTCCACCCCTTGCCCGCCATCGGCAAGCTCAACGGCCACCAGTGGCTGCTCTTCAACGCCCAACACCTGCGCCGCCACATCCTGCAACTGGAAGAGATGCTCAGCCTTTTGGCAGCTCAGCCGTAG